The proteins below are encoded in one region of Levilactobacillus namurensis:
- a CDS encoding MetQ/NlpA family ABC transporter substrate-binding protein produces MKKFKRFAWLFLLLLPLLIVSGCGKSASSSKTVKVGIMGTDEKIWNPIKTKLAKQGINIKLVTFTDYNQPNAALSNHEVDLNSFQHRYFMNTWNKAHKTHIVALANTYLAPLRLYSKKIKNVSDIKKGDQITIPNDATNEGRALHLLESAGLIKVDDKVDLPTPKNITQNKLNLKITPMDAAQTPRSLSDATAAVINNEFAASAKLNAKTALAREKVNKASKPYINIIAANKSDKNNATYKKIIKAYQTEATKKNIEKAYDGLSIPAWNLKLK; encoded by the coding sequence ATGAAAAAATTTAAACGATTTGCTTGGTTATTTCTATTATTACTGCCACTTTTAATTGTCTCCGGTTGTGGCAAGTCAGCTAGCAGCTCCAAGACGGTGAAGGTCGGCATCATGGGAACCGATGAAAAAATCTGGAACCCAATCAAGACCAAGCTGGCGAAGCAGGGCATCAACATTAAGTTGGTCACCTTTACGGATTACAATCAACCTAACGCGGCATTGTCTAACCACGAAGTTGACTTAAACTCGTTCCAACACCGGTACTTCATGAACACTTGGAACAAGGCCCATAAGACCCACATCGTGGCCTTAGCCAACACGTACTTGGCGCCACTGCGGTTGTACTCCAAGAAGATCAAGAACGTGTCCGATATTAAGAAGGGTGACCAGATCACCATTCCTAACGATGCAACCAACGAAGGCCGGGCTTTGCACCTTTTGGAATCCGCTGGTTTGATCAAGGTTGACGACAAAGTCGATTTACCAACGCCTAAGAACATCACCCAAAATAAGTTGAACTTGAAGATCACGCCAATGGATGCGGCCCAGACGCCTCGTTCGTTGTCTGACGCAACGGCGGCCGTGATCAACAACGAGTTTGCGGCGAGTGCTAAACTAAATGCTAAGACGGCGCTGGCCCGCGAAAAGGTCAACAAGGCCTCCAAACCGTACATCAACATCATTGCGGCGAATAAGTCGGATAAGAACAACGCCACGTACAAGAAGATCATCAAGGCTTACCAGACGGAAGCCACGAAGAAGAACATTGAGAAAGCTTACGATGGCTTGTCCATTCCAGCTTGGAACTTGAAATTAAAGTAA
- a CDS encoding DNA-3-methyladenine glycosylase I — translation MTIAADDGRDWQTDGVQEYHAYFGTSTHDDHILFELMTVGVFQVGLSWQAAASKLPVFRRVFAGMAIPRVAQLDLEADVDRIAGDAQMIGNVRKIRATIQNARAIQQIQAEFGSFATYLWSFVHGTPLLLPVVTRDEIVNQSTIGSAVARDLKRRGCKFVGPVVTHMFLKAAGILRDEILDQTD, via the coding sequence ATGACGATTGCGGCGGATGATGGGCGTGACTGGCAGACCGATGGCGTGCAAGAATACCACGCCTACTTCGGGACGTCCACGCACGATGACCATATTTTATTTGAACTCATGACGGTGGGAGTCTTCCAAGTCGGACTGAGTTGGCAGGCAGCCGCCAGTAAGCTACCGGTCTTCCGGCGGGTCTTCGCCGGAATGGCGATTCCGCGGGTCGCTCAGCTGGACCTTGAGGCGGACGTCGACCGTATCGCGGGGGATGCCCAGATGATCGGGAACGTTCGTAAGATTCGGGCGACGATTCAAAATGCCCGGGCGATTCAGCAGATTCAAGCGGAGTTTGGGAGCTTTGCGACCTATCTCTGGTCCTTCGTTCACGGCACACCGCTGCTATTGCCGGTGGTGACCCGTGATGAGATCGTGAACCAGTCAACGATTGGCTCCGCGGTCGCCCGAGACCTGAAACGACGCGGGTGCAAGTTTGTGGGCCCGGTGGTCACACATATGTTTCTAAAGGCCGCGGGAATCTTACGCGACGAAATTCTTGATCAAACGGACTAA
- a CDS encoding glycine cleavage system protein H — protein sequence MTEQPHTFWQRLVAWWHGRHATAAPEITIKDGVWLEQRDQGHYRLGLSSDALEQIGDISFADLPIMTDDQLAAGDDILEVESDKAVENFKTPFAGTVTKVNQDLVVDPATINHNAQDVNWILELQVA from the coding sequence ATGACTGAACAACCACACACTTTTTGGCAACGCTTGGTTGCTTGGTGGCACGGCCGCCACGCCACCGCTGCCCCCGAAATTACCATTAAAGACGGCGTTTGGCTGGAACAACGGGACCAGGGCCACTACCGCTTGGGCCTCTCCAGTGACGCTTTAGAACAAATTGGGGATATTAGTTTCGCCGACCTGCCCATCATGACCGATGACCAACTCGCCGCCGGAGACGACATTCTCGAAGTCGAAAGCGATAAGGCGGTCGAAAACTTCAAGACCCCCTTTGCGGGAACCGTGACCAAAGTCAACCAAGACCTAGTCGTCGATCCCGCCACCATCAACCACAACGCACAAGACGTTAACTGGATTCTGGAACTCCAAGTTGCGTAA
- a CDS encoding IS110 family transposase, translating into MIMRTIIGIDVSKNKANVAVATDLIVAKELTVPLDALGFNELKHVVLQFGGKAEIVFEATGVYSRRLEYFLQQENLNYHILNPLAAKNRIATGTRMRKNDQRDARRLAITEFTEQLEPYLLAYKQDPIYRELTDMNRYYDQLNEDKKRARNRAHRVLQLVFASFGASKGGFNFDTKLAWKILTLFPHAQIVREIGDLNALEARISAAHFKGMNARRIHDAARKLWKLAAQNGDAVPVTSDNTRQMKALAEQVLTLEAAQDQQVVRMMALGKSLSEFTLLQTIPGIGGSTAIRLISELGDIRRFNTRQQLNSYVGLDTTEVDSGDHQSARHITKHGNPHARRILYWTVVLMLNPKMGDNHIRDAYEKRREASSSKKKLIVRQMDRLIKTILYLIKTNQPYSYELSPQSK; encoded by the coding sequence ATGATTATGCGAACAATTATTGGAATCGATGTCAGTAAAAACAAAGCTAACGTTGCGGTGGCGACGGATTTAATCGTCGCCAAAGAACTGACCGTCCCTCTAGATGCACTGGGATTTAATGAACTGAAACACGTCGTGCTTCAGTTCGGCGGAAAAGCGGAAATCGTCTTTGAAGCGACTGGTGTTTACTCCCGGCGCTTAGAGTATTTCCTTCAACAAGAAAATTTGAATTACCATATTTTAAATCCCCTGGCGGCTAAGAATCGCATCGCCACTGGTACGCGAATGAGAAAAAACGATCAACGTGATGCGCGCCGATTGGCGATTACCGAGTTTACCGAACAGTTAGAGCCCTATCTTCTAGCTTACAAACAGGATCCCATCTATCGTGAATTAACGGATATGAACCGTTATTACGACCAACTCAATGAGGATAAGAAACGGGCCCGCAATCGAGCTCATCGTGTCTTACAGCTTGTATTTGCGTCATTTGGGGCCTCCAAGGGTGGCTTTAACTTCGATACAAAGCTGGCTTGGAAGATCCTAACACTCTTCCCGCATGCACAAATCGTTCGTGAAATTGGCGACCTTAACGCGTTAGAAGCACGAATATCAGCAGCACATTTCAAAGGGATGAACGCTAGGCGTATTCACGATGCCGCACGAAAGTTATGGAAACTGGCCGCTCAGAATGGTGACGCCGTACCCGTTACTTCGGATAACACGCGGCAAATGAAAGCTTTGGCGGAACAAGTTCTCACCCTAGAAGCAGCGCAGGACCAGCAGGTCGTGCGCATGATGGCCTTAGGTAAATCCTTGTCAGAGTTTACGCTTCTTCAAACAATCCCTGGTATTGGTGGCAGTACCGCCATTCGGCTAATTAGTGAATTAGGTGATATCCGACGGTTCAATACCCGTCAGCAATTGAACAGCTATGTCGGCCTGGACACAACGGAAGTTGACTCCGGTGACCATCAATCCGCTCGCCATATCACCAAACACGGTAATCCCCATGCACGCCGAATCTTGTATTGGACGGTCGTTCTTATGCTTAATCCTAAGATGGGCGACAATCATATTCGCGATGCATACGAAAAAAGACGAGAAGCTTCTTCTTCAAAGAAGAAACTCATCGTCCGTCAAATGGATCGTCTTATTAAAACAATCCTATACCTGATAAAAACGAATCAACCTTACTCCTATGAGCTGAGCCCTCAATCGAAGTAA
- a CDS encoding histidine phosphatase family protein, protein MTTIDWVRHGQTYANTQGVIQGQLDTAVTWLTPTGERQAQQRHQQLDLTPYDRVLVSPLHRAQQTARWLTADYAGPVTTDSRLMEAAYGTWTGQETADLLTQFPTAFDPLTQEVRPAVLSWIGGESYLQVQRRLGQVIAELVVDHPHEHVLVVSHGLTIKNAALLMLAAPATLALPEPTNLSLTRTTVDPVTGHRYLNSYSEPV, encoded by the coding sequence GTGACCACCATTGATTGGGTCCGCCACGGGCAGACCTATGCGAACACGCAGGGCGTGATTCAAGGTCAGCTCGATACGGCCGTGACCTGGTTGACGCCAACGGGGGAACGGCAGGCTCAGCAGCGCCACCAGCAGCTGGACCTCACCCCCTATGACCGGGTCTTAGTTAGCCCGTTACACCGGGCCCAGCAGACTGCGCGGTGGTTGACGGCCGACTACGCGGGTCCTGTGACCACTGATTCGCGGTTGATGGAAGCGGCCTACGGGACCTGGACGGGGCAAGAGACAGCCGATTTATTGACCCAGTTTCCCACGGCCTTTGATCCGTTGACCCAAGAAGTCCGCCCCGCGGTTCTGTCCTGGATTGGTGGCGAAAGCTATTTGCAAGTACAGCGGCGTCTGGGACAGGTCATCGCAGAGCTGGTGGTGGACCACCCGCACGAGCACGTGTTAGTGGTCAGCCACGGGTTGACCATCAAGAATGCGGCGTTGTTAATGTTGGCTGCGCCGGCGACCCTAGCGTTGCCGGAACCGACCAATCTGAGTCTGACGCGGACCACGGTCGACCCCGTCACGGGACACCGCTACCTGAACAGTTACAGTGAACCCGTTTAA
- a CDS encoding lipoate--protein ligase: MFLIDTNRQGRVVTDAIVNQSIDNYLVNDLKLPGHGLMMYVNQPAVILGINQNVMAEVNFPYLAENQVQLVRRTSGGGAVYHDKRNLIFEHIINGDPQDGSKFGDYSVFAEPILRALKDMGVADLAISGKSNLVVSGRKFSGMTMFKNGDGYAAGGTIMYDLNVDAAHQALLPSSQRQHKGVASNRVPITNLRQYLAPAYRDLDIQAFKEALLCHIFNVDRLDQIETYHLNDRDWEIIDQRLDDKYRTDAWNYGANPGYREYRAVVLPQGRLHLNFTIHQGTFRNMALFGTVAPAEQLSAVADRLVGLPVTAEALTAVLRDEAVLEILGNAAITPIVTALTTEAPDEG, encoded by the coding sequence ATGTTCTTAATTGATACCAATCGTCAGGGACGGGTCGTAACGGATGCCATTGTCAACCAGTCGATCGATAATTACCTAGTCAATGATTTAAAGTTACCGGGCCACGGCCTGATGATGTACGTTAATCAACCCGCCGTTATTTTGGGAATCAACCAAAACGTGATGGCGGAAGTCAATTTTCCATACCTAGCTGAAAATCAGGTCCAGCTGGTGCGGCGAACCTCCGGCGGGGGGGCCGTGTATCACGATAAGCGAAACCTGATCTTTGAACACATCATCAACGGTGACCCGCAGGACGGGTCGAAGTTCGGCGATTACAGCGTCTTTGCGGAACCGATTCTCCGGGCACTGAAGGATATGGGCGTGGCCGATTTAGCCATTAGTGGCAAGAGCAACTTGGTCGTGAGTGGTCGGAAGTTCTCCGGCATGACCATGTTTAAGAACGGCGACGGGTACGCAGCCGGGGGCACCATCATGTATGATCTGAACGTGGATGCGGCCCACCAAGCGCTATTGCCCAGCAGTCAGCGACAACATAAAGGCGTGGCCTCGAACCGCGTGCCGATTACCAATCTCCGGCAATACCTGGCACCGGCGTATCGCGACCTGGATATTCAGGCGTTTAAGGAAGCCCTGCTGTGCCACATCTTTAACGTAGACCGGCTGGACCAGATTGAGACCTACCACTTGAATGACCGGGATTGGGAAATCATCGATCAGCGTTTGGATGACAAATACCGGACGGATGCTTGGAACTACGGAGCTAACCCGGGCTACCGGGAATACCGGGCCGTAGTCTTGCCACAGGGCCGGCTCCACCTGAACTTCACCATCCACCAAGGAACCTTCCGGAACATGGCGTTGTTTGGAACGGTCGCCCCGGCCGAGCAACTGAGCGCGGTAGCGGATCGACTGGTCGGGTTACCGGTCACGGCTGAAGCTTTGACGGCGGTATTGCGGGATGAGGCGGTCCTTGAGATTCTAGGCAACGCCGCAATTACACCCATTGTGACGGCGTTGACCACGGAGGCTCCCGATGAAGGCTAA
- a CDS encoding DMT family transporter — translation MKGIFWATVASAMFGISGTVLQFISQGQNIPASWFLSTRTLGAGVVLLVISLILYGKKTFAVFRSWAELGWLLAYAFIGLGANLLTFYLAVQTGNAAAATILQYLSPLFIVLGSLLFKHEHPLRSDMIAFIVALLGVFLAITRGNLAQLAIPLSSLLWGIGSGITAAGYVVLPRNLIRDHGHAPVTVLGWGTFLASIGFNLVHPVWVNMPPITGTLIGSMSTVILVGTILPFGLLLYSSHFAPSDVISIVDATQPVITFVLSILFLSLKITLAEVIGSVLVIVAIYLLQRGRRQLEPPFEREVSPNQKVE, via the coding sequence ATGAAGGGAATCTTCTGGGCGACCGTGGCGTCGGCGATGTTTGGGATTTCCGGGACCGTTTTACAGTTCATTTCTCAAGGCCAAAATATTCCGGCCAGTTGGTTTTTGTCCACGCGAACGTTAGGCGCGGGCGTGGTGTTATTGGTGATTAGCTTGATCCTGTATGGTAAGAAGACGTTTGCCGTCTTCCGAAGCTGGGCAGAGCTTGGGTGGCTGCTCGCCTACGCCTTTATCGGCTTGGGAGCCAACCTGTTGACCTTCTACCTTGCCGTCCAGACGGGGAATGCCGCCGCGGCCACGATTCTTCAATATTTGAGCCCCTTATTCATTGTGCTGGGGAGCTTACTGTTTAAGCACGAGCATCCCCTCCGGAGCGACATGATTGCCTTCATCGTGGCGTTACTCGGGGTCTTTCTGGCAATCACGCGGGGGAACCTCGCGCAGTTGGCGATTCCGCTGAGTTCCCTGCTTTGGGGAATCGGTTCCGGAATTACGGCCGCGGGTTACGTGGTGTTGCCCCGGAACCTGATTCGGGACCACGGGCACGCGCCGGTCACAGTGTTAGGTTGGGGGACCTTCTTGGCCAGCATCGGCTTCAACCTGGTGCACCCGGTCTGGGTCAACATGCCCCCGATTACGGGGACTTTGATCGGCTCGATGAGCACGGTCATCTTGGTGGGAACGATTCTTCCGTTCGGTCTGTTGCTCTACAGCAGTCACTTTGCGCCTTCCGACGTGATCAGTATCGTGGATGCGACGCAACCCGTGATTACGTTCGTCTTGTCGATTCTCTTCTTGAGCCTTAAAATAACCCTAGCGGAAGTGATTGGGTCGGTCCTGGTGATTGTGGCTATTTACCTGCTACAACGGGGACGGCGCCAGTTAGAACCGCCGTTCGAACGGGAAGTTAGCCCGAACCAAAAGGTTGAGTAA
- a CDS encoding peptide ABC transporter substrate-binding protein: MRKWTGIGLAAAVMVLGLGLAACGQSSSTAKPKQDLNLPATAALDTIDLAKATGYGQTGNVFESFYRLGKGGKVAPGLADSAKVSQDQKTWTFHIRDNAKWSNGDKITAQDFVYSWRRTLTPATKSTYTYLFSGIKGADQIIAGKARPSTLGIHAKDRQTVVIQLTKPMAYFKILMAYPLFAPQNQKVVDRYGKKYATKSQYMVYSGPFKISGWSGTGNTWSFVKNNQYWDHKVVKLNRINYQVVSNPQTGLGLYQSKKLDFAQLSNEQVKNYKNNAAFKEYPYSIMIHLKYNFQNTDAQKRRELSNQNLRQAISLSLNRAQLTKKVLGDGSVTPTGFVTSGLAKNPKTGEDFASQQAVKNTTTYNPKLAKQKWAAAQKQLGTKTVTLDIMAGNDDPAASTVTQYLKGQLEKTLPGFKLKIQNVPAQVAQQRSQNGDFDIYLSHWGADFNDPISFMQIPLSSNSLNYGKWSNKTYDHLIGRAQNQDAADPEQRWQDMVQAAKLINKTQSFTPLYQADYAYLQRPNVKGIIHNTAGTQWSYKYAYLK, from the coding sequence ATGAGAAAATGGACCGGTATTGGATTGGCGGCAGCAGTGATGGTGTTAGGGTTAGGCCTCGCTGCTTGCGGTCAGTCCAGCTCAACGGCAAAGCCCAAGCAGGACTTAAACCTGCCGGCCACTGCCGCTCTAGACACGATTGATTTAGCTAAGGCCACGGGATACGGCCAGACGGGGAACGTCTTCGAAAGCTTTTACCGGCTGGGGAAGGGGGGCAAGGTGGCACCCGGGTTAGCGGATTCCGCCAAGGTCTCTCAAGACCAGAAGACCTGGACGTTCCATATTCGGGACAACGCGAAGTGGAGTAACGGTGACAAGATTACCGCGCAAGACTTTGTCTATTCCTGGCGGCGGACGTTGACGCCGGCGACCAAGTCGACCTACACGTACCTATTTTCCGGGATCAAGGGCGCCGACCAGATCATTGCGGGTAAGGCGCGACCATCGACTTTAGGGATTCACGCGAAGGACCGGCAGACGGTGGTTATCCAATTGACCAAGCCGATGGCCTACTTTAAGATTCTGATGGCTTACCCCCTGTTCGCACCACAGAACCAGAAGGTCGTGGACCGCTACGGCAAGAAGTACGCGACCAAGTCCCAGTACATGGTCTACAGCGGCCCGTTTAAGATCTCGGGTTGGTCCGGGACGGGCAACACCTGGTCGTTCGTCAAGAACAACCAGTATTGGGACCATAAAGTCGTCAAGTTGAACCGGATCAACTACCAAGTAGTCTCCAACCCGCAGACGGGCCTGGGGCTCTACCAGAGTAAGAAACTCGACTTTGCCCAACTTTCGAACGAACAGGTGAAGAATTATAAGAATAACGCGGCGTTCAAAGAGTACCCGTATTCCATCATGATTCACTTGAAGTACAACTTCCAAAATACCGATGCGCAAAAGCGGCGGGAGCTCAGTAACCAGAACCTGCGGCAAGCCATCTCCCTGTCGCTGAATCGCGCCCAGTTGACTAAGAAAGTCTTGGGGGACGGTTCCGTGACGCCAACCGGGTTCGTGACCAGCGGCTTGGCCAAGAATCCCAAGACTGGGGAAGACTTTGCGAGTCAGCAAGCTGTGAAGAATACCACGACCTATAATCCTAAGCTGGCCAAGCAAAAGTGGGCTGCAGCGCAAAAGCAGCTCGGGACCAAGACCGTGACGCTAGACATCATGGCCGGCAATGATGACCCGGCCGCAAGTACCGTGACCCAGTATCTGAAGGGACAATTGGAAAAGACGTTACCGGGCTTTAAGCTGAAGATTCAAAACGTACCGGCACAGGTGGCACAACAGCGGTCACAAAACGGTGATTTTGATATCTACCTCTCCCATTGGGGAGCCGACTTCAACGATCCAATCTCCTTCATGCAGATTCCGCTTAGCTCGAATTCGTTGAACTACGGTAAGTGGTCCAATAAGACCTACGACCACTTGATTGGCCGTGCGCAGAACCAAGATGCGGCTGATCCGGAGCAACGGTGGCAGGACATGGTTCAAGCGGCTAAGCTGATCAACAAGACGCAAAGCTTCACGCCGTTGTACCAGGCCGACTACGCCTACCTGCAGCGGCCGAACGTTAAGGGCATCATTCACAACACTGCGGGGACGCAGTGGAGTTACAAGTACGCCTATTTAAAGTGA
- a CDS encoding methionine ABC transporter permease, translated as MSIFAKYFPNAVTMKSDFLQATWETIYMTLITAIVAGVIGMAIGIGLIVTQPGGILENRVVYNILDKVVNLFRSIPFVILLAVIAPVTRIIVGTAIGTTAAIVPLVIGSAPFYARQIQNALTEVDHGIIEAAEAVGSGPIAIIFRVYLREGLADIIRSSVLTLISLIDLTAMAGAIGGGGLGNLAINVGYSRFESDVTFLAMLIILVLVFAIQLLGDLWARRVDHTA; from the coding sequence TTGAGTATTTTTGCAAAGTATTTTCCAAACGCGGTCACGATGAAGAGTGACTTCTTACAGGCGACTTGGGAAACCATTTATATGACGCTGATTACGGCGATCGTTGCCGGTGTGATTGGGATGGCCATCGGGATTGGGTTGATTGTGACCCAACCCGGCGGTATCCTGGAGAACCGGGTCGTGTACAACATCTTGGATAAGGTGGTCAACCTGTTCCGGTCAATTCCGTTCGTCATCTTACTGGCGGTGATCGCCCCAGTGACCCGGATCATTGTGGGGACGGCGATTGGGACCACGGCGGCCATCGTACCGCTGGTGATTGGGTCCGCACCGTTCTACGCCCGGCAGATTCAAAACGCTTTGACGGAAGTCGACCACGGCATCATTGAAGCCGCTGAAGCGGTGGGGTCTGGTCCGATTGCGATTATTTTTCGGGTGTACCTGCGCGAAGGTCTGGCCGATATCATTCGCTCTTCCGTTCTTACGTTGATCAGTCTGATTGACCTGACCGCGATGGCTGGAGCCATCGGGGGTGGTGGCCTGGGGAACTTGGCCATCAACGTGGGATACAGTCGCTTTGAAAGTGACGTCACTTTCCTGGCTATGCTGATTATCCTGGTCCTAGTCTTTGCCATCCAATTACTGGGTGACCTATGGGCCCGGCGAGTCGACCATACAGCTTAA
- a CDS encoding methionine ABC transporter ATP-binding protein, with the protein MIQLNHIDVTFHNKGQTVKAVQDVSLEVARGDIYGVVGYSGAGKSTLVRVINRLQRPTAGTVTVNGQNILALRSSELRAARKKIGMIFQHFNLMNARTIADNVDYPLKGSGLSRKERHDKVARLLDLVGLSEKAQDYPAQLSGGQKQRVAIARALANDPEILISDEATSALDPKTTSAILELLKRLNKELGLTVVLITHEMDAVKEICNKVAVMEDGAIIERGDLVSIFSNPQKPLTRDFINTATQIDQALEKIYKQAKGLGLDDHHRLVQLKYVGASTDAPLITELFKRYQVVSNILYGNVEILQDTPLGNLVVVMAGEPDQLEQAWQYCRDAGIQLTFLKPKDPEVA; encoded by the coding sequence ATTATTCAGTTAAATCATATCGACGTGACCTTCCATAATAAGGGTCAGACGGTCAAGGCCGTTCAGGACGTCTCATTAGAGGTAGCGCGCGGCGACATTTACGGTGTCGTGGGTTACTCGGGCGCGGGGAAGAGTACCCTAGTCCGGGTCATCAACCGGCTACAGCGGCCCACCGCTGGCACGGTTACGGTCAACGGGCAGAATATCTTAGCGCTGCGGTCCAGCGAGTTACGCGCAGCCCGGAAGAAGATTGGGATGATCTTCCAACACTTCAACCTGATGAATGCGCGGACCATTGCGGACAACGTGGATTACCCCCTAAAGGGATCCGGATTATCGCGCAAAGAGCGGCATGACAAGGTCGCTCGGCTCTTGGACTTGGTCGGACTGAGCGAGAAGGCCCAGGATTATCCGGCGCAATTGTCGGGTGGTCAGAAGCAACGGGTTGCCATTGCGCGGGCCCTGGCCAACGATCCTGAGATTCTGATCAGTGATGAAGCCACGAGTGCCCTGGATCCCAAGACCACTTCGGCGATCCTGGAACTTTTGAAGCGGCTGAACAAGGAATTGGGCCTGACCGTGGTTTTGATCACGCACGAAATGGACGCCGTCAAGGAAATCTGTAATAAGGTGGCCGTGATGGAAGACGGCGCGATTATCGAACGGGGCGACTTGGTCTCCATCTTCAGTAATCCGCAAAAGCCACTGACACGCGACTTCATCAATACGGCAACCCAGATCGATCAAGCGCTGGAAAAGATTTACAAGCAGGCCAAGGGCTTGGGCTTAGACGACCATCACCGGTTGGTGCAACTCAAGTACGTGGGGGCCAGCACCGACGCACCGTTGATCACGGAGCTGTTCAAACGGTATCAGGTGGTCTCCAACATTCTTTACGGGAACGTGGAGATTTTGCAAGATACGCCATTGGGGAACTTAGTGGTCGTCATGGCCGGCGAGCCCGACCAATTGGAGCAGGCTTGGCAGTACTGCCGCGATGCGGGAATCCAGTTGACGTTCTTGAAGCCTAAAGATCCGGAGGTGGCCTAG
- a CDS encoding peptide ABC transporter substrate-binding protein, giving the protein MKRWIILLMVVCSCGLTGCTRPQAVKTTSDSKGVMTKDQVLNLATRHPLTTLDVDRMTSFGRLNNTIEGLYQTNRDGQAALALAKKVSINAAKTTYTFTLWKDSYWSDGSVITAHDFVYSWRRALDPRTTASQADLFRGIKNAHKILAGSLPPSQLGVHAVGKFKLVVQLDHPMAELPQRLAYPLFGPQSRRVARKYGAKYATKPEYQVYAGPFMVSRNGTANHWHMVPNPHYWDRQHVYLKRINVTVYHDRHKAWRAYQAGKLDEVRILKNIQRYEHQADYTARPYSQMAILTYRRMGPNYAAASLLNQKNARLAISHAVDRKTLARMTYGSTSLPAQGVVPAGLSRGLRGTADFANAQPEQRALVYRPKQAAAEWQRALDHSHLKRITLTLGYSPETYQQLMARNLRKQLTHHLPGLTLKLQPRSWSPQRIQPLKSDLVLNNQRAQYADPLAMLSLFTSNNTTNTGYWLNADYDRLVETASYAPTFNAARWRTLLKAEGILMREQGVTPLIQPASTYLVNPHLNGVQFNTIGTQSNFKQAYFVK; this is encoded by the coding sequence GTGAAGCGCTGGATAATTTTACTAATGGTGGTCTGCAGTTGCGGCTTGACCGGTTGTACCCGGCCCCAGGCGGTCAAGACCACCAGTGACAGCAAAGGGGTCATGACTAAAGACCAAGTCTTGAACCTGGCGACCCGGCATCCCCTGACTACCTTGGACGTGGACCGCATGACTTCCTTTGGTCGGCTTAACAACACCATCGAGGGGCTCTATCAGACCAATCGCGACGGACAGGCTGCGCTGGCCTTAGCCAAGAAAGTCTCGATCAACGCCGCTAAAACCACCTATACCTTTACGCTCTGGAAAGATTCCTACTGGAGCGACGGGTCGGTGATCACGGCACACGACTTCGTCTACTCCTGGCGTCGGGCCCTCGACCCCCGGACCACGGCCAGTCAAGCCGACCTCTTCCGGGGAATCAAAAACGCGCACAAGATCTTAGCCGGCAGCTTACCCCCTTCCCAGTTGGGCGTTCACGCCGTCGGTAAGTTCAAACTGGTGGTCCAGCTCGACCACCCCATGGCCGAATTGCCCCAACGCTTAGCCTACCCGCTCTTCGGCCCCCAAAGCCGACGGGTCGCCCGCAAATACGGCGCCAAATACGCCACCAAGCCGGAATACCAAGTCTACGCGGGTCCCTTCATGGTCAGCCGAAACGGAACCGCCAACCATTGGCACATGGTCCCCAATCCCCACTACTGGGACCGGCAACACGTCTACTTAAAGCGCATCAACGTCACGGTCTACCATGACCGCCATAAGGCCTGGCGCGCTTACCAGGCGGGCAAGCTCGATGAGGTCCGCATTCTCAAGAACATCCAACGCTACGAACACCAAGCCGACTACACGGCTCGCCCTTATTCCCAGATGGCAATCCTGACTTACCGGCGCATGGGCCCCAACTACGCCGCCGCGAGTCTTTTGAACCAGAAGAACGCCCGCTTAGCCATCTCCCACGCCGTCGACCGCAAGACGCTGGCCCGGATGACTTATGGCAGTACGTCCCTCCCCGCTCAGGGCGTGGTCCCTGCCGGACTCAGCCGTGGACTACGGGGAACCGCGGACTTCGCTAACGCCCAGCCGGAGCAACGGGCCCTGGTTTACCGCCCCAAGCAGGCAGCGGCCGAGTGGCAGCGAGCCTTAGACCATAGCCACCTTAAGCGAATCACCCTGACTTTAGGCTACTCGCCCGAAACCTACCAGCAGCTGATGGCCCGGAATCTGCGGAAGCAATTGACACACCACTTACCCGGCTTAACCCTTAAGCTCCAGCCCCGTTCCTGGTCACCGCAACGGATTCAGCCCCTGAAGAGTGACCTGGTCCTCAACAACCAACGGGCGCAATACGCGGATCCCTTGGCCATGCTATCGCTCTTCACTAGCAATAACACCACCAACACGGGGTACTGGCTCAACGCCGACTATGACCGCCTGGTAGAAACTGCCAGTTACGCCCCCACCTTTAACGCGGCCCGGTGGCGCACCCTCTTGAAGGCGGAGGGCATTCTGATGCGCGAACAGGGCGTCACCCCCCTGATTCAACCCGCTAGCACTTACCTGGTGAACCCCCACCTCAACGGCGTTCAGTTCAACACCATTGGGACCCAATCCAACTTTAAACAGGCCTACTTTGTAAAATAG